TCCTCTGCGGGCTCATACCAGGCTCAACGCCCCCCTTTTCTCAACGTTGGCTACCGATCCCGATGCAGACCCTACCCTGTACCAATGTGGGTGCATGGCCGAAAAATGCCACAAAGTTCAGTATTTATACCATATGGTGAAACTGATACAAAGGAGCATGCTGGTATTACAACTCATGGATCAACTGAGTTTATATCAAAACCTAATGAGGATCGAAACACAACATGTCGGGATCTCTAGAAATGACTGTACAGGAGCAACAACAAATTTGGCAAGCTGTAATTATGTGCATTATAAGTCTATGGTATGTATCAATTGAAGATCtggattaaaaaataatatatactatTTATTCTTTAGTCTTTATCTGCTGTGTAAATGTgtgaaaaatgcataaaatacatGAAGTTGCAGAGCAACCATAAAATAAATTTGTGTTTTCCCCTTTATTTGCTCTacttctattattattatttttttttaaactgcacTATAGCAAGCCTAATACTATAGGGTCTGGTTTCACAGAAAAGgcttaagccaggattaggctttaGTTAATTTCAGGCattttaagtagcttttataaaatgtgccttcgaaaaaaaacattcagcgcttccaggttctatgtcagaacgccggctcattattggccggctcctgcgtcagcatcaatCGTATGctttgtgctgctcacgtgaacagcgtcggccaatactgagccgctgTTCTGATGTaaaacctggaagtgctgaacgtaaacactgtaggagaatgacacagaagagaagatattgttgaataaagttatttttgttttgtttttgcacacaacgTATTCTTGTCAGtacataaaattaaggttgaaccactgcagtcacgtggactattttttggaccttgaaagtggtggttaaattgctgtctatggaggatttcatcaaaaatatcttaatttgtgttccgaagacatgcgaaggtcttacaggtgtggaacgacatgagggtgagtaataaatgacagaattttgattttttttttttttttaagaattttaagAACATTTACATACAACCTCAAAACTAGTTTTCATGAGAGCAAAAAAATTCTGCACCTCTATGATTGCACATCTTAAGTTCACCACAAGAGGTCATCCGTGACCCGTATGATGGAGCGAGATCTGCTGGTCTACTGGTTCCCTCAGCTCAGTCAGGGTGGAGGTAGAGGGTCTTAGTATTTTTATACTTAAcatattacatatacatattatatatagattaataataataataataataataataataatgcgaTACATATTAAGatacattacattttcaaatataatattctttctaaaaaaatagGCATACAATGGATATTGGCCGAATGTGCACAGTGAATTAAAATACTACTATTCATCCATAAAATCTATTGACAAAAACAACTACAAAGTAATGGTGTTATCCAGTCAAGcaacttttcttaaaaaaaaaagaaaagaaaaaaaaaagaccctgaCATGCTAATCTCATTTCCCATTAGTACATGATGGTGAACTTTACGCATATGCTTAATAACTATAAGTATTTATCAGCAAAattctatttattatttatagtatATCGATGTATTTCTTGATAtaatactgaaaataaatatgaaatgacgTAACGCCACACAAAATAGCGTCATCACAATGCGCCGCCTATTTGGTCTACTGTACAGCTCAGTTTTAGCTTGTGTTCACTAGTAGCAGTATAATATGGTACATATTCATTCACAGTACGGTACATAAGTCGCATATTATTAAGTAATACTGCCAGTAATATGTTGCCTGGCATTTACATATGCAACTGGCAAAACCACCGCTAGGTAACTTAGCTGCTGTCTCTTTCATTACCTGAAAGATCATTTAGCCGTTCAGCTCAACTGCTGTTCAGAAATCATGCCGCAGATTTCAGTCAACTATATTTTATTATGCGGACAGTTCTTGTTGCTCTTTACAGTGCTGCTTTTACAGTGTCTGGACGGGATTCACTCGCAAAACTCAACCGAGCCACCCGGAAACAGAGTAACGACCAGCAAAACGGTTCTGTTCAGCGAGCAACCAGGAGAAAATGCGACGGAGAGTGTTATACCTACTGAAACATCAAATCACACGGAGCAGTACGAGTACAGCCCTCCATCACCTGTCGTCCTCTGTCGATACCTGTAAGTAAACACCTCGTCTTTCTGAAGCACGCGGCCTGTTTTGtatacacaacaacaacaacgacgACTTACAATTCAGCGGTCGCTGGTATAGTCTATATACTCTATATGAAGATAATTAGTGGTGCTATTATCTCATTTAGACCAGAGGAATTCATATTCTGCCAAGATCCAGTCGATCACGGAGGAAATGTCTCTGCCTTTCAAGAGCTGGGCTATGGGTGTGTAAAGGCAAGTACATTTTTATTGGAAAGATGTGGATACTGGATTGCGCCTCGTGTTCAGTGGCATGTAAAACgcttgcttatatatatatatatatatatatatatatatataaactaataaCAGCTAAAAACGTACAATTTACATTTTCTTGTAGTTTGGCGGTCAAGTGTACAAAGATGTGAATCATACTCAGGTGTTATGCACGGCACTGGATGGCATAGAGTGCGCTGGACCACGGGAGTTTCTCAGAGGCAATGAGCCATGCATCAAGTGAGTGAAACCCAATATAACAAGGTTCCAAAATTTCGTGGACATTCTGGAAATCTGGAAAGTgaaaatagcagcattttctttttGCACTAAATATAAAAAGTGTTAGATGCTTACTTTCTTACTTTAGTGTAAAtagtggcagatactatttgagCTCAGTGTACTGTAAGTACATTATAAAACTGTATGCAGCAACAACAACATATTTagtcaatataaatatatattttctaaattaataaatggatgctgcctcaTAGGGTCCTTTTACTTGTCATTATCATTAAGAGGTGGGCAGAGGGAGTGTAAATAGCTTTTGCCAACAAAATGGgctatttgcaaatatttaatataataaaatcatgtaaatgattataaacttaaaattttgGGATATATTTATACTGGATATAGctgtaaaatatttcatcagCTAGTTATTGCTCTTGTGTAGAGTAAAACTAGCTTGTTGCTAGccatagaaatgttttttgagagtGAAGTGTTCTTTTGAGTCAGTAATGAATCACCAAAat
This Ctenopharyngodon idella isolate HZGC_01 chromosome 5, HZGC01, whole genome shotgun sequence DNA region includes the following protein-coding sequences:
- the tm2d2 gene encoding TM2 domain-containing protein 2; the protein is MPQISVNYILLCGQFLLLFTVLLLQCLDGIHSQNSTEPPGNRVTTSKTVLFSEQPGENATESVIPTETSNHTEQYEYSPPSPVVLCRYLPEEFIFCQDPVDHGGNVSAFQELGYGCVKFGGQVYKDVNHTQVLCTALDGIECAGPREFLRGNEPCIKYTGHYFITTLLYSFFLGCFGVDRFCLGHTGTAVGKLLTLGGLGIWWFVDLILLITGGLTPSDSSNWCTFY